In one Solirubrobacterales bacterium genomic region, the following are encoded:
- a CDS encoding alpha/beta hydrolase: protein MTLTLDERHEKIAGLEIFWREAAAAGDGAPTLYVHGVPTNCDGWTPFLERTGGVALDLPGFGRSDKPMHFDGSIGSYNALLQAFIAKLGWDRFNLVVEDWGGLALVTAQELHERVNRVVIINAVPLLPGYKWHRLARAWRTPLIGELAMGLTTKSIAKFLTKEARPNRQPLPDEMIESIWEHFDQGTQRAILKLYRSGGSKVLEEAGERFGQLTAPTLVIWGEQDPYIPTGFGALYSETLPNARLELLPDAGHWPWVDRPDVIDMTANFLAGVESPA from the coding sequence ATGACGCTGACCCTTGACGAACGCCACGAGAAGATCGCTGGCCTCGAAATCTTCTGGCGCGAAGCCGCTGCTGCGGGCGACGGCGCCCCGACGCTCTATGTGCACGGTGTTCCGACCAACTGCGATGGGTGGACGCCGTTCCTTGAGAGGACCGGTGGAGTCGCGCTTGACCTGCCTGGCTTCGGCCGCAGCGACAAGCCAATGCACTTCGACGGTTCGATCGGCTCTTACAACGCTTTGCTTCAAGCCTTCATTGCCAAGCTCGGTTGGGATCGCTTCAACCTCGTGGTCGAGGACTGGGGCGGGCTCGCGCTGGTCACGGCACAGGAGCTTCACGAGCGCGTCAACCGAGTGGTGATCATCAACGCGGTGCCGTTGTTGCCCGGATACAAATGGCATCGGCTTGCTCGTGCCTGGCGGACGCCGCTGATCGGCGAACTGGCTATGGGGTTGACCACGAAGTCGATCGCCAAGTTCCTCACGAAGGAAGCGCGGCCCAATCGCCAACCGCTGCCCGACGAGATGATCGAGTCGATCTGGGAACACTTCGACCAGGGCACCCAGCGAGCGATCCTCAAGCTCTACCGATCGGGTGGCTCGAAGGTCCTTGAAGAGGCCGGCGAGCGCTTCGGCCAGCTCACCGCGCCAACGCTTGTGATCTGGGGCGAGCAGGATCCGTACATTCCCACCGGCTTCGGCGCGCTCTATTCGGAGACACTGCCCAACGCTCGGCTGGAGTTGCTTCCCGACGCCGGCCATTGGCCGTGGGTGGACCGCCCGGACGTGATCGACATGACGGCGAACTTCCTCGCCGGCGTCGAATCACCCGCGTAG
- a CDS encoding DNA lyase codes for MASALVSKPLQLPHGNRLNAIRLKLRDHYGPAVNKPHHDPVGELVLTLLSQNTNDRNRDVAYTRVEERWDTWEAVRAAPVEEIEAAIAPGGISVVKSKRMKQILDRLATDPLPDGADPEGKWTRSREIDLDWMLHTPLEVSRDYLCTLPGVARKTAACVLLFAYGLPDIPVDTHVSRVGTRLGLFREKAGFEEMHDAIVAWTPPGLAHEEHINLLRHGRRICHKRAPDCPACPLETICPKVGVTTSSCSGS; via the coding sequence ATAGCGTCAGCACTCGTGTCCAAGCCGCTCCAACTGCCGCACGGGAATCGCCTGAATGCGATTCGCCTGAAGCTGCGCGATCACTACGGCCCGGCCGTCAACAAGCCCCACCACGATCCCGTCGGCGAGCTTGTTCTGACGCTGCTCAGCCAGAACACGAACGACCGCAATCGCGATGTCGCCTACACGCGAGTTGAAGAGCGGTGGGACACGTGGGAAGCCGTGCGGGCCGCTCCGGTTGAAGAGATCGAGGCGGCGATCGCCCCCGGCGGAATCAGCGTCGTCAAGTCAAAGCGGATGAAGCAGATTCTCGATCGCCTTGCAACCGACCCGTTGCCCGATGGCGCAGATCCAGAAGGAAAGTGGACCCGCTCACGCGAGATCGACCTCGACTGGATGCTGCACACGCCGCTCGAGGTCTCGCGGGACTACCTCTGCACGTTGCCCGGCGTGGCTCGAAAGACTGCCGCCTGCGTCTTGCTCTTTGCCTACGGCCTGCCCGACATCCCAGTTGACACTCATGTCAGCCGGGTCGGCACGCGGCTTGGGCTCTTCCGCGAAAAGGCTGGCTTTGAGGAAATGCACGACGCGATCGTCGCCTGGACTCCGCCGGGGCTCGCACACGAAGAGCACATCAACCTCCTGCGCCACGGCCGGAGGATCTGCCACAAGCGGGCGCCGGATTGCCCGGCGTGCCCGCTTGAGACGATCTGCCCGAAGGTCGGCGTGACTACTTCATCTTGTTCAGGTTCTTGA